One stretch of Cydia fagiglandana chromosome 18, ilCydFagi1.1, whole genome shotgun sequence DNA includes these proteins:
- the LOC134673312 gene encoding protein arginine N-methyltransferase 1, translating to MESMDVAQEGTSAASTPVVENGPDKNVTAEEMTSRDYYFDSYAHFGIHEEMLKDEVRTLTYRNAMYHNKHLFKGKIVLDIGCGTGILSMFAAKAGAAKVIAVECSNIVDYARKIVEANRLDDVIEIIKGKVEEIELPVEKVDIIISEWMGYCLFYESMLDTVLFARDKWLQPDGMLFPDRCTLFICGIEDRQYKDEKINWWDDVYGFDMSSIRKVAISEPLVDVVDAKQVVTNSCLLKEIDLYTVKKEDLNFESKFHLQVRRNDFIQALVTFFNVEFTKSHKRLGFSTAPEAPYTHWKQTVFYFDEYMTVKKQEEITGTFSMRQNARNNRDLDFEIEIDFKGELCQVQEKNHYRMR from the exons ATGGAAAGCATGGATGTCGCTCAAGAAGGAACCTCGGCAGCGTCTACGCCCGTCGTGGAAAACG GGCCCGACAAGAATGTTACGGCGGAGGAAATGACTTCAAGAGACTACTATTTCGACTCGTATGCCCATTTCGGTATTCACGAGGAGATGTTAAAGGATGAAGTTCGCACACTCACGTATAGGAATGCTATGTACCACAATAAACACTTATTTAAGGGAAAA ATAGTGTTAGACATAGGCTGCGGCACGGGCATCCTGTCAATGTTCGCCGCCAAGGcgggagcggccaaggtgatcGCGGTGGAGTGCTCGAACATCGTGGACTACGCGCGCAAGATCGTCGAGGCCAATCGGCTCGATGACGTCATCGAGATCATCAAGGGCAAG GTGGAGGAAATTGAACTGCCTGTGGAGAAGGTGGACATCATCATCTCGGAGTGGATGGGCTACTGCCTGTTCTACGAGAGCATGTTGGACACGGTGCTGTTTGCTCGTGACAAGTGGCTGCAGCCTGATGGCATGCTCTTCCCGGACAG ATGCACCCTGTTCATCTGCGGCATCGAGGACCGGCAGTACAAGGACGAGAAGATCAACTGGTGGGACGATGTGTACGGTTTCGACATGTCCTCCATCCGCAAGGTGGCCATCTCGGAGCCGCTGGTCGACGTGGTTGACGCCAAACAG GTAGTTACGAATTCGTGTCTGCTGAAAGAAATAGATCTTTACACGGTCAAGAAAGAAGATCTAAACTTCGAATCTAAATTCCATCtgcaa GTCCGCCGCAACGACTTCATCCAGGCGCTGGTGACATTCTTCAACGTGGAGTTCACGAAGTCTCACAAGCGGCTCGGGTTCAGCACGGCGCCCGAGGCGCCCTACACTCACTGGAAGCAGACCGTCTTCTACTTCGATGAGTACATGACT GTGAAAAAGCAGGAGGAGATAACAGGTACGTTCTCGATGCGTCAGAACGCGCGCAACAACCGCGACCTGGACTTCGAGATCGAGATCGACTTCAAGGGCGAGTTGTGCCAGGTGCAGGAGAAGAACCACTATAGGATGCGCTGA
- the LOC134673308 gene encoding b(0,+)-type amino acid transporter 1-like: MAEKESLKLENGNGNASVAGSTVKLKRELGLFSAVNLILGVMIGSGIFVSPASALKESGSVALCLIIWTVSGIISLLGALSFAELGTVVNKSGAEYAYFQEAFSKCHKFWGPLPAFICAWIYVMILRPAEVAIIVMTFAAYAIQPFSIDIPAESRAQAIKLASLSALFIMTYINITSVKLFVKVQNVFGVCKVFACLVVIGGGIYEIARGNTANLGKGFEGSTTNPGGIALALYSGLWAYDGWNSVTVVTEEIINPAVNVPLSISIAVPLITGLYVFMNVAYMTVLNFEDMTSVPAVAVEFGNRVLGPASFLIPLGVAIATFGCAMSVQFGVTRVCYTAAKGGHMLEVFSYVNMKRLTPAPAVAFQALLTAIFISIGNIQTLIEFASWFLWFFYGLGMVALLVLRKTQPDKERPYRVPTIVPCFVLLVAIFLSVLPIVHDPSVKYLMAIGFIVVGIIVYTVFVYYKKTPKAILDKLTFLTQVMFESVPPNSRQD, encoded by the exons ATGGCAGAAAAAGAATCTTTAAAACTTGAGAATGGAAATGGAAATGCAAGTGTTGCAGGCAGTACGGTGAAATTAAAACGAGAATTGGGTCTATTTTCTGCAGTTAATTTAATATTAGGGGTCATGATTGGTTCAGGAATCTTTGTGTCTCCAGCATCAGCATTGAAAGAGTCAGGCTCAGTTGCTTTGTGCCTTATCATCTGGACGGTGTCTGGAATTATATCCTTATTAG GAGCATTATCATTCGCAGAATTAGGAACGGTAGTTAACAAATCCGGTGCAGAGTATGCATATTTTCAAGAAGCATTTAGCAAATGTCATAAGTTTTGGGGACCTCTTCCAGCTTTTATTTGTGCTTGGATTTATGTTATGATTTTAAGACCTGCAGAAGTTGCAATTATTGTTATGACATTTGCTGCGTACGCCATTCAACCATTTTCAATTGATATACCAGCTGAGAGTCGAGCTCAAGCTATTAAACTGGCATCCTTGTCAGCTTTAT TTATAATGACGTACATCAACATAACGAGTGTGAAGCTGTTCGTGAAGGTGCAGAATGTGTTTGGAGTGTGTAAGGTGTTCGCATGCCTTGTTGTCATTGGAGGCGGGATCTATGAGATAGCTAGAG gCAACACTGCGAACTTGGGTAAAGGTTTCGAAGGCAGCACGACCAACCCGGGCGGGATAGCGCTCGCGCTTTACTCCGGTTTGTGGGCCTATGATGGCTGGAACAGCGTAACGGTCGTCACGGAGGAAATCATCAACCCAGCTGT aaacgtCCCCCTCAGTATTTCCATAGCCGTTCCTCTAATCACAGGCCTTTACGTGTTCATGAATGTAGCCTACATGACGGTTTTAAACTTTGAAGACATGACCAGTGTGCCGGCCGTGGCTGTGGAATTCGGCAATCGCGTGTTGGGTCCTGCCAGCTTTTTAATACCGCTTGGAGTTGCCATCGCGACGTTCGGTTGTGCTATGAGCGTACAGTTCGGTGTTACCAG AGTCTGCTATACAGCAGCTAAGGGTGGACATATGTTAGAAGTATTTTCGTATGTAAATATGAAAAGGCTGACACCGGCTCCCGCGGTAGCCTTTCAG GCATTGCTGACAGCAATATTTATTAGCATTGGCAACATTCAAACACTTATAGAGTTCGCCAGTTGGTTCCTTTGGTTTTTCTACGGACTCGGAATGGTGGCATTGCTGGTTTTAAGAAAAACCCAGCCGGACAAGGAAAGGCCGTACAGAGTACCAACCATAGTGCCCTGTTTCGTGTTGCTAGTGGCAATATTCTTGTCAGTGTTGCCAATAGTTCACGACCCgtctgttaaatatttaatggcCATAGGCTTTATAGTTGTTGGAATTATTGTTTACACAGTTTTTGTGTATTATAAGAAAACACCTAAAGCTATTTTAG ataaaTTGACATTCCTGACTCAAGTGATGTTTGAGAGCGTTCCGCCGAACAGCCGCCAAGACTGA
- the LOC134673044 gene encoding uncharacterized protein LOC134673044 codes for MSNESNAQTCELLGNEIKAIQSQCKELCYIIDNNEPMDIRTINSHNVNEKKLCSIESLAKHIQNEETPIITDSNVNTSTFLSEIKDKIIQVEELTAFTAGTVQDVCNENKRLKECIKLVQEAKSRPWAGRRQVQPEHLQRAKDRFRTMKTELHGLIHSLFPGDSDAITGVLAELMKERMDETSSGYIRVTPENFHLIELLKDKNITSANPYNKMEVKLAF; via the exons ATGTCTAACGAAAGCAACGCACAGACGTGCGAACTACTaggcaatgaaataaaagcgaTACAATCACAATGCAAGGAGTTATGTTACATTATCGACAACAACGAACCTATGGACATAAGGACAATTAATTCCCATAATGTCAACGAAAAGAAGTTGTGTAGCATTGAAAGTCTGGCCAAGCACATCCAGAACGAAGAAACACCAATTATTACTGATAGTAATGTGAACACCAGTACATTTTTGAGTgaaataaaagataaaataatacaaGTAGAAGAGCTTACAGCCTTTACAGCGGGTACAGTACAAGACGTGTGCAATGAAAATAAGAG gttGAAAGAGTGCATCAAGTTAGTCCAGGAGGCCAAGTCACGGCCATGGGCAGGCCGGCGCCAAGTACAGCCGGAGCATCTGCAGCGTGCCAAGGATCGCTTCCGTACCATGAAGACGGAGCTGCATGGTCTCATACATTCACTCTTCCCTGGTGATTCTGATGCCATTACAGGAGTTTTAGCA GAGCTGATGAAAGAAAGAATGGATGAGACTTCCAGTGGCTATATCCGAGTGACCCCTGAGAACTTTCACCTGATTGAACTACTTAAAGATAAGAACATAACTTCTGCCAACCCTTACAACAAGATGGAAGTCAAATTAGCTTTTTAG